One window of the Bradyrhizobium sp. NP1 genome contains the following:
- a CDS encoding FAD-dependent oxidoreductase → MRQCDVLIVGAGPTGLVLALWLTRLGVKVRLVDKTAEPGTTSRALAVQARTLELYRQLDLADAVVAKGHRVPAANFWLGGERKARFPLAAIGEGLTPYPFMLIFPQDEHERLLIARLEALNGAVERRTELISFTERSDGILARLRGPDGAEQDCEAGYIIGCDGARSTVRETIGAGFPGGTYRQLFYVADVDASGPALNGELHVDLDEADFVAVFPLAGKGRARLIGTVRDERADRADTLTFADVSNHAIAHMKIEVAAVNWFSTYHVHHRVTRHFRKGRAFLAGDAAHIHSPAGGQGMNTGIGDAINLAWKLAAVVAGRAKESLLDTYEAERIGFARRLVATTDRAFTFATSEGRLAQFVRTRLAPIVIPAAFRLAAVRHLAFRTVSQTMLNYRGGPLSRGSAGAVHGGDRLPWVKNEAADNFASLDAIDWQVHVYGSAGAPLVSWCAQENLRLQVFPWRPDYAAAGLVRDAIYLLRPDTYVALADIGGNPDALARYFRDQGVRLKHANDVVTPAA, encoded by the coding sequence GTTGGTGCCGGCCCGACAGGCCTGGTGCTCGCGCTTTGGCTGACCCGGCTGGGGGTCAAGGTCCGCCTTGTCGACAAGACCGCCGAGCCCGGAACGACCTCGCGCGCGCTCGCAGTGCAGGCCCGTACGCTTGAACTGTACCGCCAGCTCGACCTCGCGGATGCCGTCGTGGCCAAAGGCCATCGGGTCCCGGCTGCCAACTTCTGGCTCGGTGGCGAGCGGAAGGCGCGCTTCCCGCTCGCCGCGATCGGCGAGGGGCTTACCCCCTATCCATTCATGCTGATCTTTCCACAGGACGAGCATGAACGGCTCCTGATCGCGCGGCTTGAGGCGCTAAACGGTGCCGTCGAGCGTCGCACCGAACTAATCAGCTTTACCGAACGCAGCGATGGTATACTGGCCCGCCTGCGCGGGCCTGACGGCGCCGAGCAGGATTGCGAAGCGGGCTACATCATCGGCTGCGATGGTGCGCGCTCGACGGTCCGGGAGACGATCGGCGCCGGCTTTCCCGGAGGCACCTATCGGCAGCTCTTCTATGTGGCCGATGTCGATGCTTCGGGGCCCGCTCTGAACGGCGAATTGCATGTCGATCTCGACGAAGCCGATTTCGTCGCGGTGTTCCCGCTTGCCGGCAAAGGGCGTGCCCGGCTGATCGGCACGGTGCGCGATGAGCGTGCCGACCGCGCCGATACGCTGACATTCGCTGACGTCAGCAATCACGCGATCGCCCACATGAAGATCGAGGTGGCGGCGGTCAACTGGTTCTCGACCTACCACGTACATCACCGGGTGACGCGGCATTTCCGAAAAGGGCGCGCCTTCCTCGCTGGCGACGCGGCTCACATCCATAGTCCGGCGGGCGGCCAGGGCATGAACACCGGCATCGGCGACGCCATCAACCTCGCATGGAAGCTCGCCGCGGTCGTGGCCGGTCGGGCGAAAGAGAGCCTGCTCGACACTTACGAGGCGGAGCGGATCGGCTTTGCGCGACGCCTGGTCGCGACCACCGATCGCGCATTCACCTTCGCCACCTCAGAGGGCAGGCTCGCGCAATTCGTGCGCACGCGCCTGGCGCCGATCGTGATCCCTGCCGCCTTCCGGCTCGCGGCGGTTCGCCATCTCGCGTTCCGCACTGTCTCGCAGACCATGCTGAACTATCGCGGCGGCCCGTTGAGCCGCGGCAGCGCCGGAGCCGTGCATGGCGGCGATCGCCTGCCATGGGTCAAGAACGAGGCCGCCGACAATTTTGCGTCCCTCGATGCCATCGATTGGCAGGTGCATGTCTACGGCTCGGCGGGCGCGCCGCTCGTCTCCTGGTGTGCGCAGGAAAACCTGCGTCTGCAGGTCTTCCCCTGGAGGCCGGACTATGCGGCCGCAGGCCTGGTGCGCGACGCGATCTACCTCCTGAGGCCGGATACCTATGTCGCGCTCGCCGATATCGGCGGCAATCCGGACGCGCTGGCGCGCTATTTCAGAGATCAAGGCGTCCGTCTGAAGCACGCGAATGACGTCGTCACTCCAGCGGCGTGA
- the rocF gene encoding arginase, translating to MKRIAVLGAPIDMGASQRGTLMGPAALRTAGLLTLLEALGFEVVDHGDLAVNGTADLSDAPPRNANHYREIQRWTRILSRHSYELARSGAVPIFLGGDHTLSMGSVNGMARHWQEAGRELFVLWLDAHADYNTPDTTLTANMHGMSAAFLCGEGGLDGLLGDVPRAPIDPDQLELFGTRSIDKLEKDLLRDRRVSIADMRAIDEFGVGVLIRRLIDKVRARNGVLHVSFDVDFLDPAVAPGVGTTVPGGATYREAHLIMEMLHDSGLVGSVDIVELNPFLDERGRTARTAVELIGSLFGQQITDRPTPSNAITPLE from the coding sequence ATGAAGCGGATTGCGGTGCTGGGCGCGCCCATCGATATGGGAGCGTCGCAGCGCGGAACGTTGATGGGGCCTGCGGCGCTGAGGACCGCGGGCCTGCTAACCCTGCTCGAAGCCCTCGGCTTCGAGGTGGTCGACCACGGGGATCTCGCGGTCAACGGCACCGCTGACCTGAGCGACGCGCCACCGAGGAACGCCAATCACTACCGCGAAATCCAGCGCTGGACCCGCATCCTGAGCCGGCACAGCTATGAGCTGGCGCGGTCCGGCGCAGTGCCGATTTTCCTTGGAGGCGACCATACGCTGTCGATGGGCTCGGTGAACGGCATGGCGCGCCACTGGCAGGAGGCCGGCCGCGAGCTGTTCGTCCTTTGGCTCGATGCGCATGCCGACTACAACACGCCCGATACGACATTGACCGCGAACATGCACGGCATGTCGGCGGCGTTTTTGTGCGGCGAGGGCGGGCTCGACGGCCTGCTGGGCGATGTGCCGCGGGCGCCGATCGACCCGGACCAGCTCGAGCTGTTCGGCACACGCTCGATCGACAAGCTGGAAAAGGACCTGCTGCGTGATCGCCGCGTCAGCATCGCCGACATGCGGGCGATCGACGAGTTCGGCGTCGGGGTGCTGATCCGCCGCCTTATCGACAAGGTACGCGCCCGCAACGGCGTGCTGCATGTCAGCTTCGACGTCGATTTCCTCGATCCGGCGGTCGCGCCGGGTGTCGGCACCACGGTCCCGGGTGGAGCGACCTATCGGGAAGCGCATCTGATCATGGAGATGCTGCACGATTCCGGGCTGGTCGGCTCGGTCGATATTGTCGAGCTCAATCCCTTCCTCGACGAGCGGGGCCGGACCGCGCGCACCGCGGTCGAGTTGATCGGCAGCCTGTTCGGCCAGCAGATCACGGACCGACCGACACCGAGCAACGCGATCACGCCGCTGGAGTGA
- a CDS encoding alpha/beta hydrolase, whose protein sequence is MKRAIAIFVCLCVLAGGEYFAISKWAIRHETLNLFDADRERPVAVDLAVRRDYEMKADNGLWKLPVAIISNGNTVRNTEYSFLANVLAARGYLVASIQQDLPSDPPLMTKIGMPYVGRIKVYQRSEDNIMFVIGELQKLQPHADYNHLTLVGHSNGGDVAMYCAKQHPELVSKVITLDNLRVPFVRGGGMKILSFRSKDPNFKTDPGVLPTPDQAEAAGIDIINTGAQHTDLSDRGPDAVKEKIQAALEQFLADSTTSELAPVDTTQPMIMNPGDY, encoded by the coding sequence GTGAAGAGGGCAATCGCTATTTTTGTCTGCCTTTGCGTGCTCGCAGGCGGCGAATATTTTGCGATCAGCAAGTGGGCGATCCGGCACGAAACGTTGAACCTGTTCGACGCAGACCGTGAGCGGCCGGTCGCGGTCGACCTCGCCGTGCGCCGCGACTATGAGATGAAGGCTGACAACGGCCTGTGGAAGCTGCCGGTTGCCATCATCAGCAACGGCAACACGGTCAGGAACACGGAGTATTCCTTTCTCGCCAACGTGCTCGCGGCGCGCGGTTACCTCGTTGCCAGCATCCAGCAGGATCTGCCGAGCGATCCGCCGCTGATGACGAAGATCGGCATGCCCTATGTCGGCCGGATCAAGGTTTATCAGCGCAGCGAAGACAACATCATGTTCGTGATCGGCGAGCTGCAGAAGCTGCAGCCCCATGCCGACTACAATCATCTGACCCTCGTCGGGCACTCCAATGGCGGCGACGTGGCGATGTATTGCGCCAAGCAGCATCCCGAGCTGGTTTCCAAAGTCATCACGCTCGACAACCTGCGCGTGCCGTTCGTGCGCGGCGGCGGGATGAAGATCCTGTCATTCCGCTCGAAGGATCCGAACTTCAAGACCGACCCGGGCGTGCTGCCGACGCCGGACCAAGCCGAAGCCGCAGGCATCGATATCATCAATACCGGCGCGCAGCATACCGACCTGAGCGACCGCGGGCCCGACGCCGTGAAAGAGAAGATCCAGGCGGCGCTGGAACAATTCCTGGCCGACAGCACGACGAGCGAACTCGCGCCGGTCGATACCACCCAGCCGATGATCATGAACCCCGGCGACTATTGA
- a CDS encoding phasin gives MIEPKLEVPAELRDLAEKTIDQAERAFGMFFDAASKSMASVPGAGSEISKQALSLTEQNMKSAFDYARKLVQATDLQEAMRIQSEFLRSQFTNAGEHMRQITGDVMSAAKDATKGKS, from the coding sequence ATGATCGAACCGAAACTGGAAGTGCCGGCCGAACTGCGCGATCTTGCCGAAAAGACCATCGACCAGGCCGAAAGAGCATTCGGAATGTTCTTTGACGCCGCAAGCAAGTCGATGGCCTCGGTCCCGGGGGCCGGCAGCGAGATTTCCAAGCAAGCACTCTCGCTGACCGAGCAGAACATGAAGTCGGCTTTCGATTACGCCCGAAAGCTGGTTCAGGCGACCGACCTGCAGGAAGCGATGCGCATTCAGTCGGAATTCCTCCGCAGCCAGTTCACCAATGCCGGCGAGCATATGCGACAGATCACGGGCGACGTGATGTCTGCCGCCAAGGATGCGACCAAGGGCAAGTCTTAG
- a CDS encoding SPFH domain-containing protein, which translates to MGFTGALLILVIFYALASIRILKQYERGVVFLLGKFEGVRGPGLTLIFVPFQQMTRVSLRTVTMQIPSQKIITKDNVSIDIAAVAYYHITDPEKAVIVIENVYNAINQISQTTVRNVVGRFSLDQLLSDTSGINEQIKNVIDQHTEPWGTQVSAVEIKDIQLPDNMQRAMAREAEAERERRAKIVAAEGEYQAAVKLGEAADIITQHPVALQLRTLQTMAEISVEKNSTIIFPAQFMTTVQEALAQISRDTVQK; encoded by the coding sequence GTGGGCTTTACAGGTGCTCTTCTCATACTCGTGATTTTTTATGCGCTCGCTTCAATTCGAATCTTGAAGCAGTACGAGCGGGGCGTGGTGTTCTTGCTTGGCAAGTTCGAAGGCGTGCGCGGACCCGGGTTGACGTTGATCTTCGTTCCGTTCCAGCAAATGACGCGGGTTTCCCTGCGCACGGTCACGATGCAGATCCCCTCGCAGAAAATCATCACCAAGGACAACGTATCGATCGATATCGCCGCGGTCGCCTACTATCACATCACCGATCCCGAGAAGGCGGTGATCGTCATCGAGAATGTGTACAACGCGATCAACCAGATCAGCCAGACCACGGTGCGCAACGTGGTGGGCCGCTTCAGCCTCGATCAGCTGCTCTCCGATACGTCGGGGATCAACGAGCAGATCAAGAACGTCATCGACCAGCACACCGAGCCCTGGGGAACGCAGGTCAGCGCGGTGGAGATCAAGGACATCCAGCTGCCGGACAACATGCAGCGCGCGATGGCCAGGGAGGCAGAGGCCGAGCGCGAGCGTCGCGCCAAGATCGTCGCGGCGGAGGGCGAGTATCAGGCTGCGGTCAAGCTTGGCGAGGCTGCCGATATCATCACGCAGCATCCTGTTGCGCTGCAGCTTCGTACCTTGCAGACCATGGCCGAAATCTCTGTGGAGAAGAATTCGACGATTATTTTCCCCGCTCAATTCATGACGACGGTGCAGGAAGCGCTCGCGCAGATTTCCCGAGATACGGTCCAGAAGTAG
- a CDS encoding DUF3551 domain-containing protein — protein MKQLWKLSAAPITALSALAFIGMATPASAAEYCRKDVTSAVVSCSFSSLEQCQSMSAGRGGDCYRDPFLTDAKSAFAYAPKAVHPAKPVRARTHESR, from the coding sequence ATGAAACAGCTTTGGAAATTGAGCGCCGCGCCGATCACCGCGCTGTCCGCGCTTGCTTTCATCGGGATGGCAACGCCGGCGTCGGCGGCCGAATATTGTCGCAAGGACGTCACGTCGGCCGTCGTCTCCTGCAGCTTCTCCAGCCTGGAGCAGTGTCAGTCGATGTCCGCCGGCCGCGGCGGCGACTGCTACCGCGACCCCTTCCTCACTGACGCGAAGAGCGCCTTCGCTTATGCGCCGAAGGCCGTGCATCCGGCGAAGCCAGTCCGCGCCAGGACGCACGAGAGCCGCTAA
- the bamA gene encoding outer membrane protein assembly factor BamA: MDKVPSRHRRLGRGAAAFFAALLALSAVPASAAEAIAVEGNHRVEADTVRSYFHPAADGRLDAAALDDALKSLIATGLFDDVTVRRVGDKIVVHLVEAKLLDRVAFEGNKKIKDTDLTPAVESKARGPLQRATVQGDVGRIMDVYRHHGRDDVSVEPQIIDRGNDRVDLVFAITEGKKTTVHEINFIGNHAFGKRQLAAVIKTSATNMLSFLTGGDVYDPDRVAEDREQLRLYYRNHGYADASVSEARAEYDPASRGFTLTFVLDEGPLYHFGDIGIVCNVPGLDAERLRRRLLARSGAVFDGSALDKTTDALAIEMARLGYPFAHAEPRITRDAIGSKADVAFVIDEGKRTYVERIEIHGNSRTRDYVIRREFDFGEGDAYNKTLIDRAERRLKNLNYFKTVKITTRPGSTADRIVLDVETVDQSTGDFNIAGGYSTTDGWLGEIKLGDRNFYGTGDAVQTTFMYGQYSRGADLSVTDPSIFGNRISGGVDIFGKQTVANTYQSYGIDTYGTTFTLGMPITEETSIGWRYSIYNQNVTLDPTSLAAPASLPIQQAAATGPQWVSDVGDTITYNTLDNNKMPTNGINSQLRQDLAGLGGDVKFLKTTEDVRYYQAINDDLVGLVRGQGGYITGWGGQQVPLTNSFFGGPSLVRGFAPNGFGPRDLTPGTTMDNVGGSMYWATTAELQSAIPGVPQEYGLRASAFVDAGSVFRYNGPTTFPGSAQSLQVANNNVVRSSVGAGLTWASPFGALTVNYAVPLTKASYDVVQRLNFNAGPF, encoded by the coding sequence ATGGACAAGGTGCCGAGCCGGCATCGCCGACTGGGTCGTGGCGCGGCAGCGTTCTTCGCCGCGCTGCTGGCGCTATCGGCCGTCCCGGCAAGCGCGGCTGAGGCGATCGCAGTCGAAGGCAATCACCGTGTCGAAGCCGATACAGTGCGCTCGTATTTTCATCCCGCAGCCGACGGGCGGCTCGACGCGGCGGCACTCGACGATGCACTGAAATCGCTGATCGCAACCGGGCTGTTTGACGATGTCACGGTGCGGCGCGTCGGCGACAAGATCGTGGTCCACCTGGTCGAAGCCAAGCTGCTCGACCGCGTGGCCTTCGAAGGCAACAAGAAGATCAAGGACACGGACCTCACCCCCGCCGTCGAGTCGAAGGCGCGCGGACCGCTGCAGCGCGCGACCGTGCAGGGCGACGTCGGCCGCATCATGGACGTCTACCGGCATCACGGACGTGACGACGTCAGCGTGGAGCCCCAGATCATCGATCGCGGAAACGATCGGGTCGATCTCGTCTTCGCGATCACCGAAGGCAAGAAGACGACCGTGCATGAGATCAATTTCATCGGCAACCATGCCTTCGGCAAGCGGCAGCTCGCGGCCGTGATCAAGACATCCGCAACCAACATGTTGAGCTTCCTGACTGGCGGCGACGTCTACGATCCCGATCGCGTCGCCGAGGACCGCGAGCAGCTGCGGCTCTATTATCGCAACCACGGCTACGCCGACGCCAGCGTGTCGGAGGCCCGCGCCGAATACGATCCGGCCAGCCGGGGCTTCACGTTGACCTTCGTCCTCGATGAGGGACCGCTCTATCACTTTGGCGACATCGGCATCGTCTGCAACGTTCCAGGCCTCGACGCGGAACGGCTGCGCCGGCGACTGCTGGCCCGCAGCGGCGCCGTGTTCGACGGCAGCGCCCTCGACAAGACCACCGACGCGCTCGCGATCGAGATGGCCAGGCTCGGCTATCCCTTTGCCCACGCTGAACCGCGCATCACCCGCGACGCCATCGGCTCAAAGGCCGACGTCGCCTTCGTCATCGACGAGGGAAAACGGACCTATGTCGAGCGCATTGAGATTCACGGCAACAGCCGTACTCGCGACTATGTGATCCGCCGCGAATTCGATTTCGGCGAAGGCGACGCCTACAACAAGACGTTGATCGACCGTGCCGAACGTCGCTTGAAGAACCTGAACTACTTCAAGACCGTCAAGATCACGACCCGGCCGGGCTCGACGGCGGACCGCATCGTGCTCGACGTGGAGACCGTCGACCAGTCGACCGGCGATTTCAACATCGCCGGCGGCTATTCGACGACCGACGGCTGGCTCGGCGAGATCAAGCTCGGCGACCGCAACTTCTACGGGACCGGCGATGCCGTGCAGACGACGTTCATGTACGGCCAGTATTCGCGCGGCGCCGACCTGTCGGTGACCGATCCATCGATCTTCGGCAACCGCATTTCCGGCGGTGTCGACATTTTCGGCAAGCAGACGGTCGCCAACACCTACCAGTCCTATGGCATCGACACCTACGGCACGACGTTCACGCTCGGCATGCCGATAACGGAAGAAACCAGCATCGGCTGGCGCTACTCGATCTACAACCAGAACGTCACCCTCGACCCGACCTCGCTCGCCGCCCCGGCGTCGCTGCCGATCCAGCAGGCGGCTGCAACCGGTCCGCAATGGGTCTCGGACGTCGGCGACACCATCACCTACAACACGCTCGACAACAACAAGATGCCGACCAACGGCATCAATTCGCAGTTGCGACAGGACCTCGCGGGTCTCGGCGGCGACGTGAAATTCCTGAAGACGACCGAAGACGTGCGCTACTACCAGGCGATCAACGACGATCTGGTTGGGCTGGTGCGTGGCCAGGGCGGCTACATCACGGGCTGGGGCGGCCAGCAGGTGCCGCTGACCAACAGCTTCTTTGGCGGCCCGAGTCTGGTGCGCGGTTTCGCACCCAACGGCTTCGGTCCGCGCGATCTGACGCCCGGCACAACCATGGACAATGTTGGCGGCAGCATGTACTGGGCGACAACGGCTGAACTGCAGAGCGCGATACCCGGCGTTCCCCAGGAATACGGCCTGCGCGCGTCCGCTTTCGTCGATGCCGGCAGCGTGTTCCGCTACAACGGTCCGACGACGTTTCCCGGCTCGGCCCAATCGCTGCAGGTGGCCAACAACAACGTGGTGCGGTCCTCCGTCGGTGCCGGGCTGACCTGGGCCTCGCCATTCGGGGCGCTGACGGTCAATTACGCCGTGCCCCTCACGAAAGCGTCGTACGACGTCGTGCAGCGGCTGAACTTCAACGCCGGGCCGTTCTGA
- a CDS encoding alpha/beta hydrolase → MLSTPLRVAVECNRTMTATDFRKELPKISVAVLVVHGDKDASAPIELTGRPTAALIPNAQLKVYEGALHGLFVTHKDRLNADLFAFITG, encoded by the coding sequence ATGCTGAGTACCCCGCTCCGTGTTGCGGTCGAGTGCAACCGAACCATGACGGCGACGGATTTCCGAAAGGAGCTGCCGAAGATTTCCGTTGCGGTGCTCGTCGTTCACGGCGACAAGGATGCGTCCGCTCCGATCGAGCTCACCGGCCGGCCGACGGCGGCCCTGATCCCGAACGCGCAGCTGAAAGTCTATGAGGGGGCGCTGCACGGTCTTTTCGTCACGCACAAGGACCGTTTGAATGCCGACCTGTTCGCCTTCATAACGGGGTGA
- a CDS encoding GcrA family cell cycle regulator — translation MQATNWAPEHSDALRELMAKGLSHSEIAKTINERFGTNYTRNATIGRSKRMGLTGPAKPASPQRVPPQTRPPRPHRAGRAGAAAKTEPTPAIHHAEPVKLRCVGIRPRLVPLVELEAGDCRYPYGGDKDGEPITFCGHPRRKGSSYCTAHFRLTRDPGLGSERGAAPVVLRLVKAA, via the coding sequence ATGCAAGCGACCAACTGGGCGCCGGAGCATTCCGACGCGCTGCGCGAGCTCATGGCGAAAGGCTTGTCCCATTCGGAGATCGCGAAGACCATCAACGAGAGGTTTGGAACGAACTACACACGAAACGCCACGATTGGCCGCAGCAAGCGAATGGGGCTCACGGGGCCGGCGAAGCCGGCGAGCCCGCAGCGCGTGCCACCTCAGACGAGGCCGCCACGGCCGCACCGGGCAGGCCGCGCTGGCGCTGCTGCAAAGACCGAGCCGACACCAGCAATACACCACGCCGAACCCGTCAAGCTCCGTTGTGTCGGCATCAGGCCGCGGCTCGTTCCGCTCGTCGAGCTCGAAGCCGGCGATTGCCGTTACCCGTACGGCGGCGACAAGGACGGCGAACCCATCACCTTCTGCGGCCATCCGAGACGGAAGGGCTCAAGCTATTGCACGGCGCACTTCCGTCTAACCCGTGACCCCGGGCTCGGATCGGAGCGCGGCGCCGCGCCGGTCGTGCTGCGGCTGGTGAAAGCGGCCTAG
- a CDS encoding S24 family peptidase produces the protein MLDVVMIERGLKKPGKTKGGLALAMGVRPGAVSEILAGQRLIKASEIDAIIAYLELNAVPIMGRVGAGASIEPEHEQVPPEGLGDVELPFPISEETVAFEVSGDSMLPKYENGDIIVVYREQRHPLASFYGEEAAVRLRTGERYLKTIERGKSPNLVNLTSFNAKPISGVKLEWIGEICVTLPRGQIERLRARSASRARKAARPADGRPPEK, from the coding sequence ATGCTTGACGTCGTGATGATCGAACGGGGGCTGAAGAAGCCGGGCAAGACCAAGGGTGGCCTCGCGCTGGCGATGGGCGTGCGCCCGGGCGCGGTCTCCGAAATTCTGGCCGGACAACGGCTGATCAAGGCTTCCGAGATCGACGCCATCATCGCCTATCTGGAACTGAACGCGGTGCCGATCATGGGACGGGTCGGCGCCGGCGCCTCCATCGAGCCCGAGCACGAGCAGGTGCCCCCTGAAGGGCTCGGCGATGTCGAACTGCCCTTCCCGATCTCGGAGGAAACCGTCGCATTCGAAGTATCAGGCGATTCCATGCTGCCGAAATACGAGAACGGCGACATCATCGTGGTCTATCGCGAACAACGCCATCCGCTCGCGAGCTTCTATGGCGAGGAGGCCGCAGTGCGGCTGAGGACGGGCGAGCGCTATCTGAAGACCATCGAGCGCGGAAAATCCCCAAACCTCGTCAACCTCACCAGCTTCAACGCCAAGCCGATCAGCGGGGTGAAGCTGGAATGGATCGGGGAAATCTGCGTAACCCTGCCGCGCGGCCAGATCGAGCGGCTGCGCGCCAGATCCGCGAGCCGCGCTCGAAAGGCGGCAAGGCCTGCGGATGGCCGCCCGCCCGAGAAGTGA
- a CDS encoding MFS transporter, with translation MNNLEVTTLTKVTSRLVPFLIVCYFIAYLDRVNVGFAALTMNQDLGLSQTAYGFGAGIFFLAYFLFEVPSNLMLERFGARKWIARIMLSWGLLSGLMAFIPDIGRATGLGSENTFYLIRVLLGVAEAGFFPGIIFYLTLWFPAEYRARIVGYFMAAIPLSTVIGAPISGYLLGLHGLGSLAGWQWLFVIEALPAIVLSVVVFFYLTDRPADAHWLEASERDWLAERLRLEQKQREAVREYTVGQALINPRVIGLSLVYFGAVATNYGLGFFLPQIVKAFGLTTFMTTVVSALPYAVGTVAMVWWGRRSDRKTERRFHTAIPLFLAAAGIALSTVLDDPTLKMLAFCLAGFGIFSCLPVFWTLPTAFLSGAAAACGIAVINSIGNLAGFAGPFAMGWIKDHTGSYTGGLLLLAGLGVIAMGIVLSLSHDDALERAPAPVAK, from the coding sequence ATGAACAATCTGGAAGTCACGACGCTCACGAAGGTGACGAGCCGGCTCGTCCCCTTCCTTATCGTTTGCTACTTCATCGCCTATCTTGACCGGGTCAATGTGGGCTTTGCCGCGCTCACGATGAACCAGGATCTCGGCCTGTCGCAGACGGCATATGGTTTCGGCGCGGGCATCTTCTTCCTGGCCTATTTCCTGTTCGAGGTGCCGTCGAACCTGATGCTTGAGCGCTTCGGCGCGCGCAAGTGGATCGCCCGCATCATGCTGAGCTGGGGGCTTCTGTCCGGCCTGATGGCCTTCATTCCGGACATTGGCCGCGCTACTGGTCTCGGCAGCGAGAACACTTTTTACCTGATCCGCGTGCTGCTCGGCGTGGCCGAGGCCGGCTTCTTCCCCGGCATCATCTTCTATCTGACGCTGTGGTTCCCGGCGGAGTACCGCGCCCGCATCGTCGGCTACTTCATGGCCGCCATCCCGCTTTCCACCGTGATCGGCGCGCCAATCTCCGGCTACCTGCTCGGTCTGCACGGGCTGGGAAGCCTTGCCGGCTGGCAGTGGCTGTTCGTCATCGAGGCGCTGCCTGCGATCGTCCTGTCGGTCGTTGTGTTCTTTTATCTGACCGACCGGCCGGCCGATGCCCATTGGCTTGAGGCGAGCGAGCGTGACTGGCTCGCCGAGCGGCTACGCCTGGAGCAGAAGCAGCGCGAGGCGGTGCGTGAATACACGGTGGGACAAGCCCTGATCAATCCGCGCGTGATCGGGTTGAGCCTGGTCTATTTCGGCGCGGTGGCGACCAACTACGGGCTCGGCTTCTTCCTGCCGCAGATCGTGAAGGCGTTCGGACTCACGACATTCATGACGACTGTGGTTTCGGCGCTGCCCTATGCGGTCGGAACCGTTGCGATGGTCTGGTGGGGCCGCCGGTCCGATCGGAAGACGGAGCGGCGCTTCCACACCGCAATTCCGTTGTTCCTTGCCGCCGCCGGCATTGCCCTGTCCACGGTGCTCGACGATCCCACGCTGAAGATGCTGGCCTTCTGCCTGGCCGGCTTCGGCATCTTCAGCTGCCTGCCGGTGTTCTGGACCCTGCCGACGGCGTTTCTGTCGGGCGCGGCCGCCGCGTGCGGCATCGCCGTGATCAATTCCATCGGCAACCTCGCCGGCTTCGCTGGCCCGTTCGCGATGGGCTGGATCAAGGACCACACCGGCTCCTACACCGGCGGCTTGTTGTTGCTCGCAGGGCTCGGCGTGATCGCGATGGGTATCGTGCTGTCGCTCAGTCACGACGATGCGCTCGAGCGCGCCCCGGCACCCGTGGCAAAGTGA